The ANME-2 cluster archaeon DNA window TTTAGTTGACCGAAGGTGCGGTCATTGTACAGGAATATGGGGTCGTAGCCAAACCCATTCATCCCCCGCTCGTCAAAGGCTATGGTTCCCTCTACTTCGCCTGTGAATGTGTGAGGCTCACCGCCGGGCTCACAGTATCCGACAACTGTCCTGAACACAGCTTTGCGGTTGGTCACTTCTTCCATAAGTTTCAGGACGTTTCGGTTGCCCAGGTGGTCCTCCACATACCTGGAATATGGGCCGGGAAAGCCGTTCAGGGCATCGATGAATATGCCGCTGTCATCTACCATTACGGGCTTGTCCAGTTGCCGCGCACACCACCGTGCGCCATAGGCTGAGATTGTCTCAAGGTTGTCTGCCTGCAGTTCGGGATAGTCGCAGTCGATATGCGTTACTTCATACCCGATAGCACCCAGGATGTTACCTGCTTCTCTAAGCTTGTGGGCATTGCCAGTAGCAAAATATATTTTATGCATACCGTGCACGCCCCTTTATCTCTGTCACCCGCTCAAGCACAGGCCCTGCATCAACAA harbors:
- a CDS encoding XTP/dITP diphosphatase; this translates as MHKIYFATGNAHKLREAGNILGAIGYEVTHIDCDYPELQADNLETISAYGARWCARQLDKPVMVDDSGIFIDALNGFPGPYSRYVEDHLGNRNVLKLMEEVTNRKAVFRTVVGYCEPGGEPHTFTGEVEGTIAFDERGMNGFGYDPIFLYNDRTFGQLKDNEKNRISHRGNAMRKFAGWLQEK